In one Elusimicrobiota bacterium genomic region, the following are encoded:
- a CDS encoding DUF192 domain-containing protein, whose product MQLVNHTRKIIVSNNVHSAIDILSRVKGLIGKKSLSNDECMFFPNCNSIHTFFMSVDIGLILIDSKFRVVKIVALLKPYRIILPILSAKHVIEVSPEFTLKNVSHGDVLELKQCK is encoded by the coding sequence AATAATTGTTTCTAATAATGTTCATTCAGCAATAGATATTTTGTCAAGAGTGAAAGGTTTGATCGGTAAAAAAAGTTTAAGTAACGACGAATGCATGTTCTTTCCAAATTGTAATTCCATACACACCTTTTTTATGTCAGTCGATATTGGATTGATATTAATTGATTCAAAATTCAGGGTTGTTAAAATTGTAGCACTGTTAAAACCTTACCGCATAATATTGCCGATATTATCTGCAAAACATGTAATTGAAGTATCACCCGAATTTACTCTGAAAAATGTATCACACGGTGATGTTTTAGAACTAAAACAGTGCAAGTAA